The Gadus chalcogrammus isolate NIFS_2021 chromosome 10, NIFS_Gcha_1.0, whole genome shotgun sequence genome contains a region encoding:
- the tmem265 gene encoding transmembrane protein 121, with the protein MVPTPQVCVSTLVTVSTMAVVDLYLLEQSMLGARGLPGPSSWQCATVLLGDAGFLVALRFVSAGVVSEARSPHRGFANALWFLFLSLLQLKLFFVCHNYRQERRPPDPLARKTLTLLLSVCLPSLFLILTGADSMTPPRRKQEVRSRLLWVVVDLLDVLDLQAGLWEAHGGPAEHGLPVWVEGLVFFYCYALLLLLPCVALTELGSTGLPGQRGPRKEALYPWLSLVTINIFTLGLRGTGMLWFRDSRVSTVFLGKNLLALAVKLSAAWERRGQDRGAGGAAAGTAAGAGAEPRGGSLPLPSQGRVEAGETPQSASAPASRYHTLTHTQNNSLASLGPSEAPSFISHEL; encoded by the coding sequence ATGGTGCCCACGCCCCAGGTGTGCGTATCCACCCTGGTGACAGTGAGCACGATGGCGGTGGTGGACCTCTACCTGCTGGAGCAGAGCATGCTGGGGGCCCGCGGCCTCCCCGGGCCCAGCAGCTGGCAGTGTGCCACCGTGCTGCTGGGCGACGCCGGCTTCCTGGTGGCGCTGCGCTTCGTGTCGGCCGGGGTGGTCTCCGAGGCGCGCTCGCCGCACCGCGGCTTCGCCAACGCCCTCtggttcctcttcctctccctgctgCAGCTTAAGCTCTTCTTCGTCTGCCACAACTACCGGCAGGAGCGCCGGCCGCCCGACCCGCTGGCGCGGAAGACGCTGACCCTGctgctgtccgtctgcctgcccTCGCTCTTCCTCATCCTGACGGGTGCCGACAGCATGACCCCGCCGCGCCGCAAGCAGGAGGTGCGCAGCCGCCtgctgtgggtggtggtggaccTGCTGGACGTGCTGGACCTGCAGGCCGGGCTGTGGGAGGCCCACGGGGGCCCCGCGGAGCACGGCCTGCCCGTCTGGGTGGAGGGCCTGGTGTTCTTCTACTGCTacgccctgctgctgctgctgccgtgcgTGGCCCTCACCGAGCTGGGCTCCACGGGCCTGCCCGGACAGCGGGGCCCCCGCAAGGAGGCGCTGTACCCGTGGCTCAGCCTGGTCACCATCAACATCTTCACGCTGGGCCTGAGGGGCACGGGGATGCTGTGGTTCCGGGACTCCCGGGTGTCCACCGTGTTCCTGGGGAAGAACCTGCTGGCCCTGGCCGTGAAGCTGAGCGCCGCGTGGGAGCGGCGGGGACAGGACCGGGGGGCCGGAGGGGCGGCGGCCGGGACggcggccggggccggggccgagCCAAGAGGGGGGTCCTTACCCCTGCCGAGCCAGGGCAGGGTGGAGGCCGGGGAGACCCCCCAGTCGGCGTCGGCTCCGGCCTCCCGTtatcacacactgacacacacccagAACAACAGCCTGGCCAGCCTGGGACCCAGCGAGGCGCCCTCCTTCATCTCCCATGAGCTCTAG